A genome region from Nycticebus coucang isolate mNycCou1 chromosome 22, mNycCou1.pri, whole genome shotgun sequence includes the following:
- the LOC128574574 gene encoding protein ZBED8-like isoform X2 yields the protein MATESTATAAIAAELVSASRDVDSEAKKLLGLGQKHLAMGDIPAAVNAFQEAASLLMKNGVVGNGLEGVHVEEKGEKTEESLVENNDNIDANHPMTMDRVEKNIKKRKYSEDFLQYGFTSIITAGIEKPQCVICCEVLSAESMKPNKLKRHFDSKHPSFASKDINYVRSKADGLKKARLGTGGKYHKENVAAVEASYLVALRIARAMKPHTIAKDLLLPAAKDFVRVMIGDEFVTKLSAISLSKDTVRRRIDDMSADILDQVIQEIKSAPLPIFSIQLDESTDVANCSQLLVYVRYINDGDFKDEFLFCKPLEMTATAYDVFNMVSSFLKEHKISWEKVCGVCTDGAPAILGCQSEFQRLVLNESPKVIGTHCMIHRHILAMKTLPQELREVMKSIVSSVNFLKASTLNNRLFSQLCSELDAPNNALLFHTEVRWLSGGKVLKHVFELRDELKTFFNQKGRPQFEALFSNNCELQKIAYLVDIFAILNELNLSLQGPNATCLDLSEKIQSFQMKLRLWQKKLDENKIYMLPTLSAFFEEHDIERDKRITMIISVKEHLHMLADEITSYFPNLPDTPFALARSPFTVKVEDVPETAQEEFIELINSDAARTDFSTMPVTKFWIKCLQSYPVLSETVLRLLLPFPTTYLCETAFSSLLVIKSKYRSRLVVEGDLRCALAKTAPRITDLVRKKQSQPSH from the exons ATGGCCACAGAGTCCACAGCCACTGCCGCCATCGCCGCGGAGCTGGTTTCTGCCAG TCGGGATGTGGATAGTGAAGCTAAGAAATTACTGGGATTAGGACAGAAACACCTGGCGATGGGTGATATTCCGGCAGCTGTAAATGCATTCCAGGAAGCAGCCAGTCTTTT AATGAAGAATGGTGTTGTGGGAAATGGCTTGGAAGGTGTGCAtgtggaagagaaaggagaaaaaacagaAGAATCTCTGGTAGAAAATAACGATAATATAGATG caaaccatcccatgacaatggatcgtgtagagaagaacattaagaaaagaaaatacagtgaagattttttacagtatggttttacctcaataattacagcaggaattgagaaaccacaatgtgttatttgttgtgaagttctATCAGCCGAATCTATGAAGCCGAACAAACTGAAAcgccattttgatagcaagcacCCGAGCTTTGCCAGCAAAGATATCAACTATGTTAGAAGCAAAGCTGATGGACTCAAGAAAGCCAGACTTGGCACtggtggcaagtaccacaaaGAAAACGTAGCAGCCGTTGAAGCTTCATATTTGGTGGCACTCAGAATCGCCAGAGCTATGAAACCTCACACCATTGCTAAGGATTTACTGTTGCCAGCAGCCAAAGACTTTGTTCGAGTTATGATCGGAGACGAGTTTGTTACGAAATTGAgtgcaatttccttatctaaaGACACTGTCCGTAGAAGAATAGATGACATGTCTGCTGATATTCTtgatcaggtaatccaggaaattaaatctgctccgcttccaatatttagtatccagcttgatgaatctacagatgttgcaaactgttcacagttactggtTTACGTGAGGTATATTAATGATGGCGACTTTAAAGATGAGTTCcttttttgcaaacctcttgaaATGACAGCTACTGCATATGATGTGTTTAACATGGTTAGTTCATTTCTGAAGGAGCATAAGAtttcttgggaaaaggtttgtgGAGTTTGCACAGATGGTGCTCCAGCTATACTAGGATGTCAATCCGAATTTCAACGTTTGGTACTGaatgagtcaccaaaagtcatCGGAACTCACTGTATGATTCATCGGCACATATTAGCAATGAAGACGCTGCCACAAGAGTTACGAGAAGTAATGAAAAGCATTGTAAGTTCTGTCAATTTTCTAAAGGCGAGCACTTTAAACAATCGACTGTTTTCTCAACTCTGCAGTGAGTTGGATGCGCcaaacaatgctctgctatttcacactgaagtgagatggttgtcaggaggaaaagttttaaaacatgtttttgagCTTCGTGATGAACTCAAAacgttttttaatcagaaaggAAGACCGCAGTTTGAAGCACTTTTCAGCAATAACTgtgaactgcagaaaatagcttacttggttgacatctttgccatcttgaatgagttaaatttatcactgcaaggaccaaatgcaacatgccttgatttgtctgaaaagatccagtcattccaaatgaaacttcggctttggcaaaaaaaattggatgaaaataaaatttacatgttgcctaccttatctgctttctttgaggaacatgaTATTGAACGAGACAAAAGGATTACAATGATAATTTCTGTGAAGGAACACTTGCACATGCTTGCAGATGAAATTACATCGTACTTTCCAAATCTACCTGACACCCCATTTGCACTTGCCAGAAGCCCATTCACAGTCAAAGTTGAAGATGTTCCTGAGACAGCACAGGAGGAGTTCATTGAACTTATTAACAGCGATGCAGCgagaactgatttctctacaatgccagttacaaaattctggatcaaATGTTTGCAGTCATATCCAGTTCTATCTGAGACTGTGTTGCgccttcttcttccatttccaacaacatatctttgtgaaacagcgttttccagcttgttggttatcaagtctaaatacagaagtagacttGTTGTGGAAGGTGATCTTCGTTGTGCTCTTGCAAAGACTGCCCCGAGAATTACTGATCTGGTGAGAAAGAAGCAATCTCAACCTTCCCACTGA
- the LOC128574574 gene encoding protein ZBED8-like isoform X1: MATESTATAAIAAELVSARVEDVPVPSTSADKVESRDVDSEAKKLLGLGQKHLAMGDIPAAVNAFQEAASLLMKNGVVGNGLEGVHVEEKGEKTEESLVENNDNIDANHPMTMDRVEKNIKKRKYSEDFLQYGFTSIITAGIEKPQCVICCEVLSAESMKPNKLKRHFDSKHPSFASKDINYVRSKADGLKKARLGTGGKYHKENVAAVEASYLVALRIARAMKPHTIAKDLLLPAAKDFVRVMIGDEFVTKLSAISLSKDTVRRRIDDMSADILDQVIQEIKSAPLPIFSIQLDESTDVANCSQLLVYVRYINDGDFKDEFLFCKPLEMTATAYDVFNMVSSFLKEHKISWEKVCGVCTDGAPAILGCQSEFQRLVLNESPKVIGTHCMIHRHILAMKTLPQELREVMKSIVSSVNFLKASTLNNRLFSQLCSELDAPNNALLFHTEVRWLSGGKVLKHVFELRDELKTFFNQKGRPQFEALFSNNCELQKIAYLVDIFAILNELNLSLQGPNATCLDLSEKIQSFQMKLRLWQKKLDENKIYMLPTLSAFFEEHDIERDKRITMIISVKEHLHMLADEITSYFPNLPDTPFALARSPFTVKVEDVPETAQEEFIELINSDAARTDFSTMPVTKFWIKCLQSYPVLSETVLRLLLPFPTTYLCETAFSSLLVIKSKYRSRLVVEGDLRCALAKTAPRITDLVRKKQSQPSH, encoded by the exons ATGGCCACAGAGTCCACAGCCACTGCCGCCATCGCCGCGGAGCTGGTTTCTGCCAG AGTTGAAGATGTTCCTGTGCCTTCTACCTCTGCAGATAAAGTGGAGAG TCGGGATGTGGATAGTGAAGCTAAGAAATTACTGGGATTAGGACAGAAACACCTGGCGATGGGTGATATTCCGGCAGCTGTAAATGCATTCCAGGAAGCAGCCAGTCTTTT AATGAAGAATGGTGTTGTGGGAAATGGCTTGGAAGGTGTGCAtgtggaagagaaaggagaaaaaacagaAGAATCTCTGGTAGAAAATAACGATAATATAGATG caaaccatcccatgacaatggatcgtgtagagaagaacattaagaaaagaaaatacagtgaagattttttacagtatggttttacctcaataattacagcaggaattgagaaaccacaatgtgttatttgttgtgaagttctATCAGCCGAATCTATGAAGCCGAACAAACTGAAAcgccattttgatagcaagcacCCGAGCTTTGCCAGCAAAGATATCAACTATGTTAGAAGCAAAGCTGATGGACTCAAGAAAGCCAGACTTGGCACtggtggcaagtaccacaaaGAAAACGTAGCAGCCGTTGAAGCTTCATATTTGGTGGCACTCAGAATCGCCAGAGCTATGAAACCTCACACCATTGCTAAGGATTTACTGTTGCCAGCAGCCAAAGACTTTGTTCGAGTTATGATCGGAGACGAGTTTGTTACGAAATTGAgtgcaatttccttatctaaaGACACTGTCCGTAGAAGAATAGATGACATGTCTGCTGATATTCTtgatcaggtaatccaggaaattaaatctgctccgcttccaatatttagtatccagcttgatgaatctacagatgttgcaaactgttcacagttactggtTTACGTGAGGTATATTAATGATGGCGACTTTAAAGATGAGTTCcttttttgcaaacctcttgaaATGACAGCTACTGCATATGATGTGTTTAACATGGTTAGTTCATTTCTGAAGGAGCATAAGAtttcttgggaaaaggtttgtgGAGTTTGCACAGATGGTGCTCCAGCTATACTAGGATGTCAATCCGAATTTCAACGTTTGGTACTGaatgagtcaccaaaagtcatCGGAACTCACTGTATGATTCATCGGCACATATTAGCAATGAAGACGCTGCCACAAGAGTTACGAGAAGTAATGAAAAGCATTGTAAGTTCTGTCAATTTTCTAAAGGCGAGCACTTTAAACAATCGACTGTTTTCTCAACTCTGCAGTGAGTTGGATGCGCcaaacaatgctctgctatttcacactgaagtgagatggttgtcaggaggaaaagttttaaaacatgtttttgagCTTCGTGATGAACTCAAAacgttttttaatcagaaaggAAGACCGCAGTTTGAAGCACTTTTCAGCAATAACTgtgaactgcagaaaatagcttacttggttgacatctttgccatcttgaatgagttaaatttatcactgcaaggaccaaatgcaacatgccttgatttgtctgaaaagatccagtcattccaaatgaaacttcggctttggcaaaaaaaattggatgaaaataaaatttacatgttgcctaccttatctgctttctttgaggaacatgaTATTGAACGAGACAAAAGGATTACAATGATAATTTCTGTGAAGGAACACTTGCACATGCTTGCAGATGAAATTACATCGTACTTTCCAAATCTACCTGACACCCCATTTGCACTTGCCAGAAGCCCATTCACAGTCAAAGTTGAAGATGTTCCTGAGACAGCACAGGAGGAGTTCATTGAACTTATTAACAGCGATGCAGCgagaactgatttctctacaatgccagttacaaaattctggatcaaATGTTTGCAGTCATATCCAGTTCTATCTGAGACTGTGTTGCgccttcttcttccatttccaacaacatatctttgtgaaacagcgttttccagcttgttggttatcaagtctaaatacagaagtagacttGTTGTGGAAGGTGATCTTCGTTGTGCTCTTGCAAAGACTGCCCCGAGAATTACTGATCTGGTGAGAAAGAAGCAATCTCAACCTTCCCACTGA
- the LOC128574574 gene encoding zinc finger BED domain-containing protein 5-like isoform X4: MHSRKQPVFSNHPMTMDRVEKNIKKRKYSEDFLQYGFTSIITAGIEKPQCVICCEVLSAESMKPNKLKRHFDSKHPSFASKDINYVRSKADGLKKARLGTGGKYHKENVAAVEASYLVALRIARAMKPHTIAKDLLLPAAKDFVRVMIGDEFVTKLSAISLSKDTVRRRIDDMSADILDQVIQEIKSAPLPIFSIQLDESTDVANCSQLLVYVRYINDGDFKDEFLFCKPLEMTATAYDVFNMVSSFLKEHKISWEKVCGVCTDGAPAILGCQSEFQRLVLNESPKVIGTHCMIHRHILAMKTLPQELREVMKSIVSSVNFLKASTLNNRLFSQLCSELDAPNNALLFHTEVRWLSGGKVLKHVFELRDELKTFFNQKGRPQFEALFSNNCELQKIAYLVDIFAILNELNLSLQGPNATCLDLSEKIQSFQMKLRLWQKKLDENKIYMLPTLSAFFEEHDIERDKRITMIISVKEHLHMLADEITSYFPNLPDTPFALARSPFTVKVEDVPETAQEEFIELINSDAARTDFSTMPVTKFWIKCLQSYPVLSETVLRLLLPFPTTYLCETAFSSLLVIKSKYRSRLVVEGDLRCALAKTAPRITDLVRKKQSQPSH; the protein is encoded by the exons ATGCATTCCAGGAAGCAGCCAGTCTTTT caaaccatcccatgacaatggatcgtgtagagaagaacattaagaaaagaaaatacagtgaagattttttacagtatggttttacctcaataattacagcaggaattgagaaaccacaatgtgttatttgttgtgaagttctATCAGCCGAATCTATGAAGCCGAACAAACTGAAAcgccattttgatagcaagcacCCGAGCTTTGCCAGCAAAGATATCAACTATGTTAGAAGCAAAGCTGATGGACTCAAGAAAGCCAGACTTGGCACtggtggcaagtaccacaaaGAAAACGTAGCAGCCGTTGAAGCTTCATATTTGGTGGCACTCAGAATCGCCAGAGCTATGAAACCTCACACCATTGCTAAGGATTTACTGTTGCCAGCAGCCAAAGACTTTGTTCGAGTTATGATCGGAGACGAGTTTGTTACGAAATTGAgtgcaatttccttatctaaaGACACTGTCCGTAGAAGAATAGATGACATGTCTGCTGATATTCTtgatcaggtaatccaggaaattaaatctgctccgcttccaatatttagtatccagcttgatgaatctacagatgttgcaaactgttcacagttactggtTTACGTGAGGTATATTAATGATGGCGACTTTAAAGATGAGTTCcttttttgcaaacctcttgaaATGACAGCTACTGCATATGATGTGTTTAACATGGTTAGTTCATTTCTGAAGGAGCATAAGAtttcttgggaaaaggtttgtgGAGTTTGCACAGATGGTGCTCCAGCTATACTAGGATGTCAATCCGAATTTCAACGTTTGGTACTGaatgagtcaccaaaagtcatCGGAACTCACTGTATGATTCATCGGCACATATTAGCAATGAAGACGCTGCCACAAGAGTTACGAGAAGTAATGAAAAGCATTGTAAGTTCTGTCAATTTTCTAAAGGCGAGCACTTTAAACAATCGACTGTTTTCTCAACTCTGCAGTGAGTTGGATGCGCcaaacaatgctctgctatttcacactgaagtgagatggttgtcaggaggaaaagttttaaaacatgtttttgagCTTCGTGATGAACTCAAAacgttttttaatcagaaaggAAGACCGCAGTTTGAAGCACTTTTCAGCAATAACTgtgaactgcagaaaatagcttacttggttgacatctttgccatcttgaatgagttaaatttatcactgcaaggaccaaatgcaacatgccttgatttgtctgaaaagatccagtcattccaaatgaaacttcggctttggcaaaaaaaattggatgaaaataaaatttacatgttgcctaccttatctgctttctttgaggaacatgaTATTGAACGAGACAAAAGGATTACAATGATAATTTCTGTGAAGGAACACTTGCACATGCTTGCAGATGAAATTACATCGTACTTTCCAAATCTACCTGACACCCCATTTGCACTTGCCAGAAGCCCATTCACAGTCAAAGTTGAAGATGTTCCTGAGACAGCACAGGAGGAGTTCATTGAACTTATTAACAGCGATGCAGCgagaactgatttctctacaatgccagttacaaaattctggatcaaATGTTTGCAGTCATATCCAGTTCTATCTGAGACTGTGTTGCgccttcttcttccatttccaacaacatatctttgtgaaacagcgttttccagcttgttggttatcaagtctaaatacagaagtagacttGTTGTGGAAGGTGATCTTCGTTGTGCTCTTGCAAAGACTGCCCCGAGAATTACTGATCTGGTGAGAAAGAAGCAATCTCAACCTTCCCACTGA
- the LOC128574574 gene encoding protein ZBED8-like isoform X3, whose protein sequence is MKNGVVGNGLEGVHVEEKGEKTEESLVENNDNIDANHPMTMDRVEKNIKKRKYSEDFLQYGFTSIITAGIEKPQCVICCEVLSAESMKPNKLKRHFDSKHPSFASKDINYVRSKADGLKKARLGTGGKYHKENVAAVEASYLVALRIARAMKPHTIAKDLLLPAAKDFVRVMIGDEFVTKLSAISLSKDTVRRRIDDMSADILDQVIQEIKSAPLPIFSIQLDESTDVANCSQLLVYVRYINDGDFKDEFLFCKPLEMTATAYDVFNMVSSFLKEHKISWEKVCGVCTDGAPAILGCQSEFQRLVLNESPKVIGTHCMIHRHILAMKTLPQELREVMKSIVSSVNFLKASTLNNRLFSQLCSELDAPNNALLFHTEVRWLSGGKVLKHVFELRDELKTFFNQKGRPQFEALFSNNCELQKIAYLVDIFAILNELNLSLQGPNATCLDLSEKIQSFQMKLRLWQKKLDENKIYMLPTLSAFFEEHDIERDKRITMIISVKEHLHMLADEITSYFPNLPDTPFALARSPFTVKVEDVPETAQEEFIELINSDAARTDFSTMPVTKFWIKCLQSYPVLSETVLRLLLPFPTTYLCETAFSSLLVIKSKYRSRLVVEGDLRCALAKTAPRITDLVRKKQSQPSH, encoded by the exons ATGAAGAATGGTGTTGTGGGAAATGGCTTGGAAGGTGTGCAtgtggaagagaaaggagaaaaaacagaAGAATCTCTGGTAGAAAATAACGATAATATAGATG caaaccatcccatgacaatggatcgtgtagagaagaacattaagaaaagaaaatacagtgaagattttttacagtatggttttacctcaataattacagcaggaattgagaaaccacaatgtgttatttgttgtgaagttctATCAGCCGAATCTATGAAGCCGAACAAACTGAAAcgccattttgatagcaagcacCCGAGCTTTGCCAGCAAAGATATCAACTATGTTAGAAGCAAAGCTGATGGACTCAAGAAAGCCAGACTTGGCACtggtggcaagtaccacaaaGAAAACGTAGCAGCCGTTGAAGCTTCATATTTGGTGGCACTCAGAATCGCCAGAGCTATGAAACCTCACACCATTGCTAAGGATTTACTGTTGCCAGCAGCCAAAGACTTTGTTCGAGTTATGATCGGAGACGAGTTTGTTACGAAATTGAgtgcaatttccttatctaaaGACACTGTCCGTAGAAGAATAGATGACATGTCTGCTGATATTCTtgatcaggtaatccaggaaattaaatctgctccgcttccaatatttagtatccagcttgatgaatctacagatgttgcaaactgttcacagttactggtTTACGTGAGGTATATTAATGATGGCGACTTTAAAGATGAGTTCcttttttgcaaacctcttgaaATGACAGCTACTGCATATGATGTGTTTAACATGGTTAGTTCATTTCTGAAGGAGCATAAGAtttcttgggaaaaggtttgtgGAGTTTGCACAGATGGTGCTCCAGCTATACTAGGATGTCAATCCGAATTTCAACGTTTGGTACTGaatgagtcaccaaaagtcatCGGAACTCACTGTATGATTCATCGGCACATATTAGCAATGAAGACGCTGCCACAAGAGTTACGAGAAGTAATGAAAAGCATTGTAAGTTCTGTCAATTTTCTAAAGGCGAGCACTTTAAACAATCGACTGTTTTCTCAACTCTGCAGTGAGTTGGATGCGCcaaacaatgctctgctatttcacactgaagtgagatggttgtcaggaggaaaagttttaaaacatgtttttgagCTTCGTGATGAACTCAAAacgttttttaatcagaaaggAAGACCGCAGTTTGAAGCACTTTTCAGCAATAACTgtgaactgcagaaaatagcttacttggttgacatctttgccatcttgaatgagttaaatttatcactgcaaggaccaaatgcaacatgccttgatttgtctgaaaagatccagtcattccaaatgaaacttcggctttggcaaaaaaaattggatgaaaataaaatttacatgttgcctaccttatctgctttctttgaggaacatgaTATTGAACGAGACAAAAGGATTACAATGATAATTTCTGTGAAGGAACACTTGCACATGCTTGCAGATGAAATTACATCGTACTTTCCAAATCTACCTGACACCCCATTTGCACTTGCCAGAAGCCCATTCACAGTCAAAGTTGAAGATGTTCCTGAGACAGCACAGGAGGAGTTCATTGAACTTATTAACAGCGATGCAGCgagaactgatttctctacaatgccagttacaaaattctggatcaaATGTTTGCAGTCATATCCAGTTCTATCTGAGACTGTGTTGCgccttcttcttccatttccaacaacatatctttgtgaaacagcgttttccagcttgttggttatcaagtctaaatacagaagtagacttGTTGTGGAAGGTGATCTTCGTTGTGCTCTTGCAAAGACTGCCCCGAGAATTACTGATCTGGTGAGAAAGAAGCAATCTCAACCTTCCCACTGA